The genomic stretch GAAGTTGATATGGAGGCAGGTGTAGCCATCCTCGACATTGGAGGCGGAACCTCTGATCTGGCTGTTTTTTACGAAGGCATCCTGAAACATACAGCGGTGATCCCTTTTGGTGGTGAGAACATCACCAACGATATCCGCATGGGACTGGGTGTGCTGAAGAGCCAGGCAGAAGCCATGAAAGTACAGTTCGGCAGCGCCTTGTCTGATGAAGCAAAAGCAAATGCATTCATCACCATTCCCGGGTTAAAAGGCATGCCGGCTAAAGAGATAAGCGTTAAAAACCTGGCTAATATTATCCAGGCCAGAATGAGCGAAATACTGGACTTTGTTACCTATCACCTGAAGCAGGTAGGATTGGACAGTCGTTCTTTAAACGGTGGTATCATTTTAACAGGTGGTGGCTCCCAGCTGAAGCATCTCATCCAGTTAACAGAATATGTTACCGGGCTGAATGCGCGCATGGGCTTACCAAATGAGCATCTTGCAGTGAACCACATCGATGAACTCAAGAAACCCATGTATGCTACCTGTATCGGTCTTATCCTTAAAGGATACAGCGATTACGAGCATAAGAAAAAAGAATTTGACAACCGCTTTAAAAAAGTGGATGTACCCGAAAGCCTGAAAAAAGAAGAAGTGGCAGAAACTATTGCTGTAGCTGCCGCTGCTGAAACTGTTGACATGAAGAAACGCAGGGGACTTAACTTCTGGGATAAATTCAAAGATGGTATCATCGATTTGTTTAAAGAAGAGGGGGACCATGAAATCCGATAATCATTCTGAACGTTTAATACTTACTAATCCAAATACAAAATTCCGACTATGATACACTTTGATCTGCCAAAGCAAAAGTCGTCCATCATCAAAGTACTTGGTGTTGGCGGCGGAGGAAGTAATGCCGTGAACTACATGTTCGCGCAGGACATCGAGGGTGTTGATTTCATTATCTGTAATACAGATGCCAAGGCACTCGAACAAAGCGCAATTCCAAATAAAATCCAGCTCGGGCCCCATCTTACACAGGGGCTTGGTGCAGGTGCCAACCCTGAAGTGGGCAAGCAGGCGACTGAAGAATCGCTGGAAGAAATAAAACGCATCCTGGAGGTGAATACCAAAATGGCATTCATTTGCGCAGGTATGGGTGGCGGTACCGGTACCGGTGGTGCACCTATCATTGCACAGATCTGCCGCGAGCTGGGTATCCTTACGGTTGGTATTGTTACCACACCTTTCGGATTCGAAGGCCCCCGCAGGCAGCAACAGGCCGAATTGGGTATCAAACAGCTGGAACCATATGTAGATACATTGCTGGTGATCAGCAATGATAAACTGAGGATGCAGTACGGCAACCTGAAAATGAAAGAAGCATTTGGCAAGGCTGATAACGTATTGGCCACAGCTGCCAAATGTATCACTGATATCATCAATAGCCGTGGTCATATCATCGTTGACTTCGCCGACGTTTGCACGGTAATGAAGAATGGTGGTGTTGCCATCCTGGGTAGTGCCTTCGTAGAAGGTGAAGACAGGGCGCAGCGTGCTATTGAAGAAGCGCTAAGCTCTCCATTGCTAAATGATAATGATATCAGGGGCGCCAAATGGATCCTCATCAATATCAACAGCGCCGAAGGTGAACATGAGTGTACCATGGACGAGCTTGAAGTGATCAATACCCATCTGCGTATGCAGGCCGGTGAGAACACCGACGTGATTGTAGGTATGGGCTATGATAATGACCTGGACCGCAAAATAGGTATCACACTTATTGCTACAGGTTTCGAACATAAAGATCCTTTTGAAAGGAGGCCTGCTGTTGCACAACAGGTTGCCCCAAAAGAAGAGAAGATCATTATGACGCTGGATATTGACGGTGCAGAGAAAAAGCCAACCGCTCAATCACAGCAGTCACTTCCTTTTGAAGAAAAAGATCCTTTTGCTCCCCGCCTGGCCGATACCACTATGCCGCCGGTGATTGTAGAACAAAAGCCCGAAGAGATCGCGCCCCTGCCACAACCATCGGCAGATGGCGTATACCGCTTTGAGCTGTCTACCGACATTACTGCCGAAGTAAAGCCACTTCCGCAGGCGCCGGCACAGCCTGAAGAGCCGACGATGCAATACGTGGAAAAACCCGTAAGCAATGTCTTTACCGGCTTTCTGAGCAAACCTGCCAATATTTACTCCGAGCAGCAACGTGCCGCCCAGCAGCCGCCCGTACAGCAACAACAGCCTGTACAGCAGCAACCGGTAGCGCCGCAGCCAGTACAGCAGCCTTATCAGCCTGTAATGCCTCAGGCGCCTGCGCCACAGCAACCGGTTCAGCAGCAGCCAATGCCACACCAGCATACGTCGCCGCAGCCTCCCGCACAGCAACCGCCGGTGCAGCAGCCTTTTGCCCAGCAACAGCCTGCCCAGCCCGATCCGCACGCCGAAGAAGGTAATGAATTTCAGCTGGTGATCAAAGAAGACAGTGCGCCTGTACAGCCAACAGCGGCTATCACCACCTTCGACATTCATGACGATGAAGAAGACCAGAAAAGAAGAGCAGCAGAGCGTATTCAAAAGCTCCGCCAGCTTTCTTTCAATATGAATACTTCTGATCCGAACAATGAGTTTGAATCTGTTCCTGCCTATATCAGGCGGAACATGGACCTGTTCGGCAATACACTTACTTCAGTAGAAAACTTTTATAGTAAATACACTGTAAAAACCGATGATAATAACGAAACGAAAATATCATCACTGAATACGTTTCTGGACGGAAAAAAACCAGATTAATCAGTACCCTTGAGATCGTGTTTTTTAGTTGTTGTTCCCTCCCGTTTTGCCGGGAGGGATTTTTTTTATAACATTACCCCCAATCATTTGTTGTAATGGAAAAGCTAAGTATGCCTACTGTATTAATTACAGGCGGAACGGGCACTGTTGGTAAGAGATTAACGACCATGCTCGTTGCCAAAGGTTACCAGGTAATTGTTCTTACCCGTAACGTCGCAGCACAAAAACCCCGCACGGGCGTTTCCTATAAAGAATGGAACCTGGAAACAGGTTATATAGATCCTTCTGCCGTAGCAGAAGCCGATCATATCATTCACCTCGCAGGTGCGGGTGTGGCAGACAGCAAGTGGACCGAAAAGCGTAAAGCTGAAATTGTAAAAAGCCGTACAGAAAGCAGCGCCTTGTTGGTAAAAGCAGCCCGCCAATCTTCATCCCGTCTCAAAACGGTGGTCAGCGCTTCCGCCATTGGCTGGTATGCTGCCGACAAGCAACGCGTTCAAACAGAAGGATTTGAAGAAAACCTTCCCCCCGCACCGGGCTTCCTGGGCGAAACCTGTAAACTATGGGAAGAAAGTGTAGCGCCTTTTGCCGAAATGGGAAAACGACTGGTAATACTTCGTACCGGCCTGGTGCTTAGCAACGATGGTGGTGTAATTGCTGAATTTAAAAAGCCGCTGAAGTTTGGAATCGCTACCATTATGGGTTCAGGAGAACAGGTGATGAGCTGGATCCATATCGGGGACCTTTGCCGCATGTACATCTATGCGTTGGAGAACGAACAGTTGGCTGGTCCTTATAACGCCGTAGCGCCATCTCCTGCTAGCAGTAAAGCAGTGGTGCTGGCCCTGGCGAAACAATTAAGAAATAAAAGCTTCATAGCAGTACACGTTCCGGCCTTTGTTCTGAAAGCGATGCTGGGAGAAATGAGTATTGAAGTGCTCAAAAGCGCCACCATCAGCGCCGCGAAAATAAAAGCAGCAGGCTTTCTCTTTCTATACCCCTCGCTGGTGCCTGCATTGGAAGAGCTGGATAGCGAAGAATAAAAAAGCCGGAGAAAAAATAACTCCGGCTTTTTTATATTCTATAGGTCCACTGTTTCGAATCGCTTTTTTACAACAAACACATACAGTGCGAGGTATATAAATGCTGCAATCAGTAGATACAAAGTGTCCTGGTATTTGAACAT from Filimonas effusa encodes the following:
- the ftsA gene encoding cell division protein FtsA, with protein sequence MNPNEAPIIVGLDIGTTKIAAIAGRKNEYGKLEILGFGRANSSGVQHGQVLNIDQTIKAIQQALTNCYESNPDLEINEVYVGIAGHHIKSLQTRGDIVRQDSETEIERWEIDQLIDNQRKTFIPAGDQIIDVIPQDFHVDNFQNIKHPVGYNGVKVGANFHIITGDRNAIRNINRSVERSGLKTKDLVLQPLASASAVMSEVDMEAGVAILDIGGGTSDLAVFYEGILKHTAVIPFGGENITNDIRMGLGVLKSQAEAMKVQFGSALSDEAKANAFITIPGLKGMPAKEISVKNLANIIQARMSEILDFVTYHLKQVGLDSRSLNGGIILTGGGSQLKHLIQLTEYVTGLNARMGLPNEHLAVNHIDELKKPMYATCIGLILKGYSDYEHKKKEFDNRFKKVDVPESLKKEEVAETIAVAAAAETVDMKKRRGLNFWDKFKDGIIDLFKEEGDHEIR
- the ftsZ gene encoding cell division protein FtsZ; the protein is MIHFDLPKQKSSIIKVLGVGGGGSNAVNYMFAQDIEGVDFIICNTDAKALEQSAIPNKIQLGPHLTQGLGAGANPEVGKQATEESLEEIKRILEVNTKMAFICAGMGGGTGTGGAPIIAQICRELGILTVGIVTTPFGFEGPRRQQQAELGIKQLEPYVDTLLVISNDKLRMQYGNLKMKEAFGKADNVLATAAKCITDIINSRGHIIVDFADVCTVMKNGGVAILGSAFVEGEDRAQRAIEEALSSPLLNDNDIRGAKWILININSAEGEHECTMDELEVINTHLRMQAGENTDVIVGMGYDNDLDRKIGITLIATGFEHKDPFERRPAVAQQVAPKEEKIIMTLDIDGAEKKPTAQSQQSLPFEEKDPFAPRLADTTMPPVIVEQKPEEIAPLPQPSADGVYRFELSTDITAEVKPLPQAPAQPEEPTMQYVEKPVSNVFTGFLSKPANIYSEQQRAAQQPPVQQQQPVQQQPVAPQPVQQPYQPVMPQAPAPQQPVQQQPMPHQHTSPQPPAQQPPVQQPFAQQQPAQPDPHAEEGNEFQLVIKEDSAPVQPTAAITTFDIHDDEEDQKRRAAERIQKLRQLSFNMNTSDPNNEFESVPAYIRRNMDLFGNTLTSVENFYSKYTVKTDDNNETKISSLNTFLDGKKPD
- a CDS encoding TIGR01777 family oxidoreductase; translation: MEKLSMPTVLITGGTGTVGKRLTTMLVAKGYQVIVLTRNVAAQKPRTGVSYKEWNLETGYIDPSAVAEADHIIHLAGAGVADSKWTEKRKAEIVKSRTESSALLVKAARQSSSRLKTVVSASAIGWYAADKQRVQTEGFEENLPPAPGFLGETCKLWEESVAPFAEMGKRLVILRTGLVLSNDGGVIAEFKKPLKFGIATIMGSGEQVMSWIHIGDLCRMYIYALENEQLAGPYNAVAPSPASSKAVVLALAKQLRNKSFIAVHVPAFVLKAMLGEMSIEVLKSATISAAKIKAAGFLFLYPSLVPALEELDSEE